The following is a genomic window from Niabella soli DSM 19437.
TTACGCACTTCTGAAAAAGGAAGGGTTAAAGATTATTGGCATCAGCCCGGATGCGGTGGCCAAGCATAAAAAATTTGAGCAAAAATTTTCACTTCCCTTTCCTTTAATTGCCGACCCGCAACATACGATCATTGATAAATACGGCGTTTGGGGCGAAAAACAGATGTTCGGTAACAAATACATGGGGCTGCACCGTACCACTTTTGTTATTGACGACAAGGGTATCATTCAGAAAATTTTCCTGAAGCCCAAAAGCGCCAAGCACGCAGAGGAAATCATAAAAAGTTTGAAACGCTAAAGTTTGGTGCCCTCGTAAATATCTTTCAAATCAATTGAAGCGGCAATTGCAGCAATGTGCAAACGATCTGCGATCGATTTATATTCCTCCAGCTCCCAATGGCCGGAGGTGTTGATACGGAACACTTCTATGTTGATCGCCTCCGAATCAATTAGCAGGTATTCTTTCAGAGAAGGAATATCCCTGTATAATTTAAATTTACCGCCCCGGTCGTAATTGCGGGTGGATGGCGATAAAATTTCAATTAATACGGTGGGTTGAATTGCGGTATCGGCATCTTCAGGAGAAGGAACAATATCGCTACAAAAAATCGAAATATCAGGATAAGTGAACAAGGTGTTTTCCGGAATATGAACGCGCATATCACTACCAAGAGGTTTGCAAGACTTCCCTTTAAGACGGATATACAACTCGCCTATCATATTTGAGAAAATAACATTATGCCGTGCACTGGCTCCAGACATGGCAAAGATCTCCCCCTGGTAATATTCATGCTTTTGGAGGGAGGCCTTTTCCATTTCGAGGTATTCCGCAATAGTATAAAATGCCTTTTCGTATGCCGGCGCCGGTTCGTTGACTATGTTTTCC
Proteins encoded in this region:
- the bcp gene encoding thioredoxin-dependent thiol peroxidase yields the protein MATHLKEGDKAPQFTGLDQDGNKIALKDFKGQTVVLYFYPEDDTPTCTIQACNLRDNYALLKKEGLKIIGISPDAVAKHKKFEQKFSLPFPLIADPQHTIIDKYGVWGEKQMFGNKYMGLHRTTFVIDDKGIIQKIFLKPKSAKHAEEIIKSLKR
- a CDS encoding Uma2 family endonuclease, producing the protein MENIVNEPAPAYEKAFYTIAEYLEMEKASLQKHEYYQGEIFAMSGASARHNVIFSNMIGELYIRLKGKSCKPLGSDMRVHIPENTLFTYPDISIFCSDIVPSPEDADTAIQPTVLIEILSPSTRNYDRGGKFKLYRDIPSLKEYLLIDSEAINIEVFRINTSGHWELEEYKSIADRLHIAAIAASIDLKDIYEGTKL